In Drosophila subpulchrella strain 33 F10 #4 breed RU33 chromosome 4, RU_Dsub_v1.1 Primary Assembly, whole genome shotgun sequence, the genomic stretch atattttagcGTATTCTATTACATTTATAAAAGATAATTGaataattaaaaagaaataaataaacttaaatgAATAACGCAATGTACagcaaaaatgaaaattttaacatattaaacACTTAATTATAATCGAAAATACATGACCGTCGTTATACACATAATACGACAACATTGCTCTGACCTGTTtatataaagatttttttttacataagTACAATTTGCTATGATGAAAAATACTAAGATTACGCGGAGAAATTAAGTAGGAACTAAACAATTTTGACTAAATTCCCTATAATGATTATTATGCTAGTTCTTAGAATTATGCAATTgcttatattaaaatgtacaaaGGGATCGGCGAGAATTATacgcattttttattttctataaactattttttttaagttatttacTAAATAAATCCAGGAAATTTTCCAAACTGTGTATCATGATTTTGTTCAGCATGCAAACTGACATACGTGGGCTGCTCTACTTCCCAATCAGTACAATTATTTGGTTCATAAACATCAGTTATTGGTGgccaatttttaattttggaaATGTCATACTCCAGACGCAAGTATTTTTGCTTTGATGTGACCCAGTTTTTATCCCGCTGAACTTGGTATTTTTTGAACACTAGATATTCGACTAAAAAAGACTCGACAAAAATATGACAACTAAATGCTGCTGCTCCGTAAAGAAGCATAATGTATCGAAAACTCATGACAGGAGGTACAACGAGCTGAAAAAAGTTTGCTACCCAGTCGCTGGGGTAAATGACCAAATAAACAATAATGCACACATTAACAATAAATGCCAAGCATAGTGGGAAATTTGACCATAGTGGCTTTCGATATGGCGCACCCTTGGAAAAAACAAAGGCAAGTATTATGTACTGAAAACTAGATATACAAAACATGGTGTAATTTTCATAGCAACCCAAATGGTCTTCACCTGCAGGTTGGAACGGTTTAAACCACGGCTCGTGATGTAGATGAATCCAACCTTAAATCATACGATAAAACGAAAAGTCTATGTAGTTTTTCTGACTTTAATGtaatattattattgataACAAAGTTACAACCAAAAATGCCCCCAATGGATTGGTAGCCAATTTTGGTAGCCTTGGACCACAAGAtcaagaaaattaaatttacatttttttcgatagcttagtattttaaatatatttttaaattatcaaATGTTAAAtctgacttttatttttgtgatCCACGGGTCCAACACCAACTGAATTTGCGATCAATGTGTTTtagatattattttgttatattttatagtgtTATTAATATACTTACCAATCACCTGGAATCCAGTTACAACAGTAAGATGAAGTAGAAGTGATGCTAATGGAGTAGAGGATATTAATGAACTGAGGGGTACTTGTTCGACCAAATTTCCATCAAATGATCCAGTTTTACCAAAAAAGAAGGCAAATATTGATATAAGTCCAAGGTCTACGTATAGATACTGCTTGTCTGTCAAATTCGAGTCGATAGAATAAAGAACCATAACAGATATAAACTGAACCAGCGAATATGCTgccatatatttaaaaatcccAAACGATGTGACTAATGCAGCGCGTCCTTCcttaattacttttaaaacAGCCGAAATCGTGGGATTGCGTGAAGTAAATGGCGAAGCAATGGACGCTTCGGTCTCACTTAAGGAAATACCAGCATGAGCCACCTTTAGCGCACCGCAGTCGTTGGCGCCATCACCGCACATGGCAACGCAGTAGTCCAAATTTTGAAGTTCTATAACTAGTGCCTGTTTCTGATCGGGTGACATTCGAGCGTAAATCGACCCCCGTGTTAAAAGAATTGCCATTTCCTCTGGAAAGTGATCTTTTATAATTTGCCAAGTTCCGCCATCCATTGCAAATATGTAGTGTTGGCGCCAGCTTTCGTCTTGAGTGCGGTTCATTCCTAGCTCAGCCTCGACATCTGTTGCCTCATTGTGGGTCCATGTGTCTGTGGTCTTTACACTGGCCAAGCTATCACTCGTCGGCAGAATACTTTCTGCATAACTGGAGCTCGATTCATTTACTAATGAATTCGTCGACTCTAGGCGAAACAGAGTTTGAGCACCGTCGGTACTGAATTTATCCTCACGATTTTCCTTGGGAAAAGGGTTACCATTGCACTTTGATGTTACAAGAGATGAGGCAGAGATTTTACTCCCCAAATCTAATGTGTACTGCAGCTTATAGAGTCTGTCTGAATTTTTATCAACAATGCTATCTGTATCGGCACCAGTGTTATTGGTTTGTATATTTCCACTATCTCCAAGCGGATCTGCATGCACTGTTATAACAGCTTGCGATGCGCTTACTATACCACAATCACGAGCAACGCTCATagcagttaaaatattatcgCCTGTAATCATTATAGTTCGAATCTTTGCTGAGTTTAATGCTTTGATTACTTTAGCAGTATCTGGCTTAAGGCGGTTTTCGAGTATCACAAAACCAagaaattctaaattattctCAACCTCTTCGCGGGATAGGCGCTGTATTTTTGTATAGTTCATTTTTTGAACAAGAGCTTTGAATGCAATGGCAATAATTCGGTATCCCTTTTTAGCGAATGTCGACAGCTGTTCGGAATAATTATCGGGTAGGCTTTGCGGTGTGCAAAGCTTCTGTAACATCTCTGGAGAACCTTTACAGTAAACATTGAATACTTGATCGCTAAGACAACGAGTAATAACGGACATTCGCTGAAGACTCGAAGTAAATGGAAATTCTCGAACAATACCATgatcaaaatttttttgattttgcgAGATACCAACAGTCGCTAGCAAATCGTCTACAGATGATTGACGGCTAATTTGACTCTTTCTTCCCGAATCCGGTGAAGTCAAGTCGGAAAAGCAAAGCCTTGGTTGTCTTAAAATAGTTGGATAAAGTATACCATATTTTTCATTATCTGGTATGTTTTTTGAATCTTCTAATGTCCAACCCGTagaattaaacatttttaaatccaaAGGATCCCCCATCATTGTGCCGTTCATTATTGTTATAGAGTGACACGTTACCATGCCGAAAAGAAAATGATCGTAAGGCAAGCGGTCCACGGTTTTTAACGGTATTTGAAACTGATTTGTTGATGATTTGGGCACTACCCCCCACATATCAAGTCCATCTTCAGTCAGAGTACCAGTCTGAAATATATAggaataaataattaataaatttataaatatatttatatatatatatatattgttttaaaatcttttCGAAACGTATATAATTCGATAGAAACTCGTTTGACTTGTGTAAATATCTATccattttgatgataaattcattaacaaattttttccATAGCCATAGtcttttaaaaagaaatacaCATTTTAAAGAAAGTACCTTCGAAAAGCGAGGACTTGTTTCCCATAAAGGGAACTaacgaaaaaaaagaaaaaaaagtttaaaaaaatatggtaagttttttaaaaatttgtatgcaataTTCTGCAGGAATGAATACATAgaagtttatatttttgtggTGCGCAGTCAAGGAAATGTGCTAAGAACAAGGAAATACGCTATAGTCAATGGCCTccactattagatacccgttactaagcttaagggagtgcgagagggatggagatatgcttatATCCACCTAGTCAATAGCGCCACCTATCTTCTTCTCTTATAGCGCCACTTGGCCTACAGCGCGAACTAACCTATAGCTCCCCTAGCTCTCGATTGAGttgcaaaatattgattattatttggttataactttttagtTAATAGTCCGATTTCAAAAATGGCAAGTAGATaggtatttataataaaaaaaacgcTCATGTGGGCGCTAGACCGGTTTTattatacccattactcgtagagtaaaagggtatactagattcgtcggaaagtatgtaacaggcagaaggaagcgtttccgttTCAGgctcactagccgagtcgatctagccatgtccgtctgtccgtctgtctgtccggacgaacgctgagatctcggaaactacaagaGCTAGGcttttgagatttggcgtgcagattcctgagcttcttacgcagcgcaagtttctttcagcagagtgcacacccactctaacgctcacaaactcactaaaaattatatctgaaatgtattgttctcatcaatacctatcgattgacccaaaaaaagttcgcgacgcccactttaacgcccacaaacttcaaaaaatcgtaaatatgaatgtagatatctcggaaactatcaaagatagagaattggcagcgcaagtttgttacgcgaatatgccacgcccactctaacgcccacaaaccgcccaaacctgtggagcccacaattttcatgctagataaaaaattgtaactgaaattttttggtctcgtcaatacctatcgattgatccaaaaatgtccgtctgtccgtatgaacgctgagaccTCCGAAACTTTGAGAGCTAGAATTTTGGGCTTGGCAAGTAGATTTTTgggcttcttgcgcagcgcaagattgtGTAAGCAGGGTGCCatacccactctaacgcccacaatcgaCTATAACACCAAAACAATGAAGAACGTTATTATCGAGTacttcgactatcagatacccgttactcagctaaagggaccaaagggaaatggagatatgccagcagcaaagtgagattgaattgcgccacctaccggcggtagacatatttaagcgttatgggcgttagagtgggcgtggccaattttttttttaatcaatcgatatctattgacgagaccaatacatttcagttaatattttgaatctagcatgaaaattgtgggcgccacaggtttgggcggtttgtggccgttagagtgggcatggcataaatctaaatctgagatcccaattctctatctttgacagtttccgagatatcaacgttcatacttacgattttttgaagtttgtgggcgttaaagtagagagggcgtggcacgctgctgaaacaaacttgcgctgcgtaagaagctcaggaatctgcacgccaaatctcaatagcctagctcttatagtttccgaaatctcagcgttcatccggacggacagacagacggacagacggacatggccagatcgactcggctagtgatcctgatcaagaatatatatactttatgggatcggaaacgctttcttctgcctgttacatactttccgacgaatctagtatacccttttactctacgagtaacgggtataactacgAGACTAGTTTGCCTAGTATCAAGCCGACCAACATGGCTATACTCGGTTGTTAatagtgatcaagaatatatttacttgtaGACACAGTTATGACTAGTTAACTGCTTTTGTAATGCATCACTCATTTCATTAGacacaagagagaacgctatagtcgacgaTTTCGACTAAAAGATAACCGATACTCAGCAAAAGGGAGGAGTTGCACACCTTTATTTGCATATATCTTTTTATTAATGGTTCGATTTGAACAATCCAAATGGCTACGCAATCTTTAGAACGATACCCATTCTTTGTCAAGAATGTGAAGACGCGTCTTTTTGGGAGAGTGATAACTCTGCATAAGCATTACTTTTGGGGActttattgaaatatattttcagtggcttttgttttttctaatGTCAACGAAATGTATTTTCAGTAGCATTACTTTTTAGAAAaggagggtataatgatttcagtcagaagattgcaacgcagtgaaggagacgtttccgatcccataaagtataaaaattcttgatcagcataacTAGaggagtcgatctagccgtgtcccttttactctacgagtaacgggtataaaaatgaaactttcacacttggaaatatcattattttattatttcagaatttcgaataagATTTAAATCAAATCGAACGACATCATcatataggaacgatcggataataaatgtcaaaataatagaTAGTCCGTTATATTTCCTTTTCGGTAAACATACACGgtagtaaattaaaatggaacattatcttacaaattttatacccgttactcgtagagtaaaagggtatactagattcgtcggaaagtatgtaacaggcagaaggaagcgtttccgaccccataaagtatacatattcttgatcagggtcactagccgagtcgatatagATAAAAAACCATTCTTATTTTAAGCAGAAATTTAACATCAAAGTCATAGTTTAAATTGATTGTTTTCTAAGTtacatttttagtttttcttaACGTGTCATTAACGacccttgcaggtcgttccCGTGGGAGCATTGTATGTAAAGAGCATTCGGATTTTTAGCAAAATTTAAAACTTACTACAGATAACTTAAGATATTTAtcgaaaacgaaatataacggtctttgtattattttgacattagtTGTCCGATTGTTCATATGGCAgcaatataataaaaatcgttcgatttttaaaattttattgaatgataaatgatattcccaagtGTTGAAGATAATAGCTTCTCTGCATTGCAAACTTCTGCCTAAAATCTGCAAaggtataaatattataacaaATTTATTATTGCCGTCAAATTTGTTATATGTTAACTTATAAGTCTATATATATTCAGCCTACATGGGATCGTCAAGACTGAAAAATCTACATTGTTAAAACACTACCGATGCCTTAGAGGACTGATCagaatgcaaaaaaaaacattttgtcTTTTGTTTATGTGTTTTCAACGAGGCAGCTATCATCTTGTTAGGCCGACACCAATTGTGCACTGCTTATGATGCGGTGAAGAACGAGTGTTAGTTATATAAATGTATACGAACCTTGTCAAAACAACAGCAATTTATTCCTCCTGCTACGTTAATAGACCGAGGggaaatgcaaaatatttcaCTAGCCTTTAACCGCTTTTGTGCATAGAAACGACCCACTGTCATTGCAGCTGGCAGTGCTGGTGGAACTACGATAGTAATAAGGTCCAGAGATTCAACTGCTATTTTAACGGGATCCGTGCCACGCAATATctgtatataaaatattttttttatttaaatttattgattaaACATATAGCCAACTTACTTTTGTAACAAGCGTGTAAATAAATCCAACACAAGCGATTACTGCCAGAAActgaataaatttataagaATCTTGTTCAAATTTGTAGTCAACCGGTGGGGGATAAAGAATAGATCGTATTAGTTCTCCCTTAGCTGTTATGTTTCCAGTGTTTATCACGAATGCCAATACTTTTTTTGATCCAATATAGCGAGTCTGAATAACCTTTGTTCCACAAAAAAGTGTATGCCTGGCATGCTCGGTTTTATCAAATATCACGTCACGCTTTGATGGTAAAGGAGTTTTAGTCACTGGCACACTTTCACCAGTAAGCATAGACTCATCTAGGATGCAATTTCCCGATAATAATACTGCATCGCACTGCAGAGTGCAGCCTGAAGATGGAATTTCAATTATATCTCCCGGTACTAGGGCTCGCGTTGGAAACTCCTTGGATAGACCCCTAGGATCAACAACCAAAGCATTACCAGTGTTATATACCGTTTTGTGAAGTACATCTTGATTCTAAGAAAATaaagtaattaaaatattattttaagaatttatatGTTGCTATACTTGCTTTTTTCGTTTGCAAAATAGACATCGTTATACCAAATATTGACATCAAAAGTATTACGCaagcataataataataatcatatGTAAACCACAGTATGACTGAGAATATTTGAAAAACGTAAAACGGATTAAGCACTTCCAGGAAAAGCAATGTCTTGATATCCCGCAACGGCACAGTTATCTCATTGTCCCCAAAAACAATCCGCCTCGAAATCTGCTCAGTAGCAGTTAAGCCACGTTGTTGGTGATAGTATGAACACGGAATGTTAAGATCGAGTCCATTTATCCTTTGGAAACAATTCAGATTGTTGTTCCAGGCATAGACCAGTTGCTTGCACCGGAATATTCGTAAGCTTGAACATCCTGAAAAATGAGGATGTAATTACTTTCATATTTACAAATGTATAATTGTATACAAACGACGTACTTTTAAATTGCGCCGAAGTAAAATGAACCGATAGTTGCACGGCGTTTTCTACATTATCACTTCCTAAATGCATGCTTTCTGTGCCCTGACGTTCCTTTAGCAATAGTGTCCTGATGAATGATAATGCTTTTTAGTTTAGCAACAATTAAGTTATTTGTTAGAATTTTTACTTACTCAAGGTGGTTCGCAGTTAGTACTTGAATCCGCTTTACGTGATACAATTTGTGCTTTCCTTGATAATCCTCGGTTACCAAAACTTGTTCTGCCTCCTCCAAGGGACACTGACTGGATGTGGCATACAGATACAAATGACGCCACCAATGTAACACGAGGCGCAGTAGACCACCAGTTAAGAGAATACAAGCCCAGCAAACAGCAGTTCGTACATGGGAACGACGATACCCGCTTACGTTCATTTGATCCTCCTGATCTTGATTTAACAGTCCAGTACATGGTTTggaatctttaaaaaattaatagaTAACTTTACTAAGcactaaatatttttgtaatagTACATTGACCTATTTAATCATTTCAGTTTGGTCATGTTTGAATGCATACCTCTTGACTCTTTGTGTTTAATCATAATTCGCCTGTAAGGTTTTCTGTTCTACCAACGcgaaaatggaaaaataatCCTAGTAAATCCAAAAAAGGatcaaatacatatattaagtCTCGCTGGTTGTAATTATCAAGTTATTCCATATGCACATGCattcatatatataaatatacatttaaatattatacttcacggcaatatacccgattattatattacattttcatcaatgatctttttaatatttgacaaatttaaaaataaaatattttgaaatctATCTAAACTAACAATGCCTTGAAGTTAAGTTATTAAGGTCGATTAGATGAGGCTCCTCAACAAAAAAGATTCAGACAACTTAAATGAACAAGTTATAGCCACGAGCTGCTAGTGAAATGCCTAATCGAAAAGGCTACATCAGTAGATAAAAACAGATGATAAGAGTCCGAAACGCGCACTTGTTAATGTTTGTTTGCCTGGAACAGACTTGCCCTGCAGGTTctactttattattttatgtatgtgtttatatttttatagtgCCATCGTTAATTGTTCGTAATTGCCTAACtcttgccaaaaaaaaatacaaatttgacatacatttatatttatgtatacatatatatatgtatttatta encodes the following:
- the LOC119563151 gene encoding LOW QUALITY PROTEIN: probable cation-transporting ATPase 13A3 (The sequence of the model RefSeq protein was modified relative to this genomic sequence to represent the inferred CDS: deleted 2 bases in 1 codon) — translated: MFSSQGKATDIANYRSETLQLNSLPNLDENSKFEVSEFETEEDLQFPRIAAKNNLLKLSWWHSPAEVHEVEATIVQPKRNDKGPNNITKKLENNNTLVNGCINTPTRSVSLLQYICPDQERVSVVQEASILEPIVDEFDPKDSHRLVDDSKPCTGLLNQDQEDQMNVSGYRRSHVRTAVCWACILLTGGLLRLVLHWWRHLYLYATSSQCPLEEAEQVLVTEDYQGKHKLYHVKRIQVLTANHLETLLLKERQGTESMHLGSDNVENAVQLSVHFTSAQFKRCSSLRIFRCKQLVYAWNNNLNCFQRINGLDLNIPCSYYHQQRGLTATEQISRRIVFGDNEITVPLRDIKTLLFLEVLNPFYVFQIFSVILWFTYDYYYYACVILLMSIFGITMSILQTKKNQDVLHKTVYNTGNALVVDPRGLSKEFPTRALVPGDIIEIPSSGCTLQCDAVLLSGNCILDESMLTGESVPVTKTPLPSKRDVIFDKTEHARHTLFCGTKVIQTRYIGSKKVLAFVINTGNITAKGELIRSILYPPPVDYKFEQDSYKFIQFLAVIACVGFIYTLVTKILRGTDPVKIAVESLDLITIVVPPALPAAMTVGRFYAQKRLKASEIFCISPRSINVAGGINCCCFDKTGTLTEDGLDMWGVVPKSSTNQFQIPLKTVDRLPYDHFLFGMVTCHSITIMNGTMMGDPLDLKMFNSTGWTLEDSKNIPDNEKYGILYPTILRQPRLCFSDLTSPDSGRKSQISRQSSVDDLLATVGISQNQKNFDHGIVREFPFTSSLQRMSVITRCLSDQVFNVYCKGSPEMLQKLCTPQSLPDNYSEQLSTFAKKGYRIIAIAFKALVQKMNYTKIQRLSREEVENNLEFLGFVILENRLKPDTAKVIKALNSAKIRTIMITGDNILTAMSVARDCGIVSASQAVITVHADPLGDSGNIQTNNTGADTDSIVDKNSDRLYKLQYTLDLGSKISASSLVTSKCNGNPFPKENREDKFSTDGAQTLFRLESTNSLVNESSSSYAESILPTSDSLASVKTTDTWTHNEATDVEAELGMNRTQDESWRQHYIFAMDGGTWQIIKDHFPENGNSFNTGVDLRSNVTRSETGTSYRTSKFGLLRCHVR